The segment GATATTGGTCGCGTGATCGGCTATTCTTTCCAGATGCCGACCGGCGGTGACCGCCTGCAGGACAAAGTTGATGTGGTCCGGATGCTCCGCAAGGACCTCGGTCGCCTTTCCGTACATCTGCCGGGTGTATTCGTCAACCAGATCATCCATTTTTCTGGATTCGGATCATGCCCGGATTAAATAAATCACAACTTTCCGAGTTTGGCCAATCTCCCGATAAAGCTTAAGTTGAGCAGCTTGCCTGCTCGTACCGATTAGTTAAGTTAAGCAGCGTGCCTGCTTATACGAAACTTATGCCCTTGGGCGAAAGCGAATTTGTGAGACATCGAGACTTATGCCCCTGGGCGAAAGCGAGTCTGCGAGACATCGAGACTTACACTCAAGGGGGTACTGAAGTGAATACCCGAAGGGTGAAAAAATCAGTCATTCTGGCTTCTGGCTTCTGAATTCTCATCTTGGAATATCACTACGACTCTGAACCATTTTATAACAGCAAATCAACACTCCCCCCACCCGGAAAGTCTTTCCGCAACCCTCCTTTCGCTCCCAATATGCTGTCTTAAACAGATAGGCAAACTTTAGGCGAAGATCCGGTTTCTTACCCGAATCGGCCGGTGATATAGTCTTCCGTCTCTTCTTTTTCCGGGTTCGTGAACAGTTTCTTGGTAGGTCCGTATTCTACCAGCTCGCCAAGGTACATATAAGCAGTCAGATCAGAAATTCGTGCTGCCTGCTGCATATTATGGGTCACAATGATGATCGTGAATTCTCCCCGCAGCTCCGATATCAGTTCTTCAATTCGTGAGGTTGAGAGGGGGTCGAGAGCTGAGCAGGGCTCATCCATCAGAATGATCTCCGGATTTACCGCGATGGCCCGGGCTATGCACAACCGCTGCATCTGACCGCCCGACAGCCCCATGGCAGAAACATGCAGTCTGTCCTTCACCTCTTCCCAGAGAGCGGCCCGCTTCAGGCTTCTCTCCACGGTGTCGTCGAGGATAAATTTGCTGGACACCCCGGCAATCCGAAGACCGTAAATAACATTTTCATAAATGGATTTGGGGAACGGGTTCCACTTCTGGAATACCATTCCGACCTTACGGCGAAGCTCTATTACATCATAAGTCGGATCATTGACGTTTTCTCCGTCAATATGGATCTTCCCTTCAATACGGATCGTATCAACCAGATCATTCATCCGGTTAATGCAGCGGATAAATGTAGATTTCCCACATCCTGACGGCCCGATTAAAGCTGTAACCTGTGATTTCGGAATATCAAAAGTAACATTTTTCAATGCCCGGGTGTCGCCGTAGTGCAGGCTGAGATTTTCAACCGCAACCTGAGGGTCTTTCACCTGGATAATCGCTTCGTTTGTTTGACCCATACCTGCCCTCAAAATTTATACATCTACCACCGAATAGCGAGCGCGCATCTTATTGCGAAGATAGATCGCCAGGCTCGTCATAAGGACTACGATCAAGATCAATAATAATGTTGTTACATAAACCATCGGTTTCGCGGCTTCGACGTTGGGTGACTGGAAGCCGATATCATAAATATGGAAACCAAGATGCATGAATTTCCGGTCCAGATGAAGAAACGGGAAATGACTGTCGAGCGGGAGTGCCGGAGCAAGCTTCACCACACCGGTGATCATCAGCGGAGCAACTTCGCCGGCCGCTCTCGCCATCGCCAGAATAAAACCTGTCAGGATGCCGGGTGATGCCATCGGGAGAAGGAGCATGGTCAATGTTTGAAACTTGGTCGCCGCCAAGGCCTGAGAGCCTTCACGGATTCCGGGCGGGATCGCGCCCAGGGCCTCTTCCGTTGCCACAATCACAACCGGCACGGTAAGCAGCCCCAAAGTCAGACTGGCCCAGAAAATACCGCCCGTACCAAAAGTCGGAATCGGGAGTCGCTCCGGGAAGAAAAAGAGATCGATC is part of the Pseudomonadota bacterium genome and harbors:
- a CDS encoding phosphate ABC transporter ATP-binding protein; this translates as MGQTNEAIIQVKDPQVAVENLSLHYGDTRALKNVTFDIPKSQVTALIGPSGCGKSTFIRCINRMNDLVDTIRIEGKIHIDGENVNDPTYDVIELRRKVGMVFQKWNPFPKSIYENVIYGLRIAGVSSKFILDDTVERSLKRAALWEEVKDRLHVSAMGLSGGQMQRLCIARAIAVNPEIILMDEPCSALDPLSTSRIEELISELRGEFTIIIVTHNMQQAARISDLTAYMYLGELVEYGPTKKLFTNPEKEETEDYITGRFG
- a CDS encoding phosphate transport system regulatory protein PhoU produces the protein MDDLVDEYTRQMYGKATEVLAEHPDHINFVLQAVTAGRHLERIADHATNI